One genomic window of Arthrobacter caoxuetaonis includes the following:
- a CDS encoding Gfo/Idh/MocA family protein — MSAPPIRTVLFGYGLGGRVFHAPLIARDPRYSLDVIVTADPVRAATAAAAYPAAVVVPTAEAALQRAGSLDLAVVSTPPATHGPIALKALESGLAAVVDKPFAHSAQAAADLIAAAKSRGLVLSVFQNRRWDGDFLTLRRLVEQGAFGTVSRFESRMESYKPVVAKEWKRKAGADDGGGILFDLGPHLIDQALALFGPAEPVHAEVRARRVAQGPDDDVFVALRHDSGVMSHLWMNSLAPQPGERFRVVGSEASWVKSGMDPQEGQLDAGLLPGDPGYGAEDPALWGLLGTGADAAAVPTEAGRYQDYYSGLAGALLHGSAVPVDPADSLRGLEIIQRIHAGL, encoded by the coding sequence GTGAGTGCTCCGCCGATCCGCACCGTCCTCTTCGGCTACGGCCTGGGCGGCCGGGTTTTCCATGCTCCCCTGATCGCCCGGGACCCGCGGTATTCGCTGGACGTCATTGTCACGGCCGATCCCGTGCGCGCCGCAACTGCAGCGGCTGCGTACCCAGCCGCCGTCGTTGTTCCCACTGCGGAGGCCGCGCTTCAGCGTGCCGGGAGCCTCGACCTCGCTGTCGTCAGCACCCCGCCGGCCACCCATGGGCCGATCGCCCTCAAGGCCCTGGAATCCGGGCTGGCCGCGGTGGTGGACAAGCCCTTTGCCCACTCGGCCCAGGCTGCGGCGGACCTCATTGCCGCAGCAAAGTCCCGCGGACTGGTTCTCTCGGTGTTCCAGAACAGGCGCTGGGACGGTGACTTCCTCACCCTGCGCAGGCTCGTGGAACAGGGAGCGTTTGGAACCGTGAGCCGCTTCGAGTCACGGATGGAGTCTTACAAACCCGTGGTCGCCAAGGAGTGGAAACGCAAAGCAGGCGCGGACGACGGCGGCGGCATCCTCTTCGATCTGGGCCCCCACCTGATCGACCAGGCGCTCGCCCTTTTCGGCCCGGCCGAGCCGGTGCACGCCGAAGTCCGCGCCCGGCGCGTGGCGCAGGGACCGGACGACGACGTGTTCGTTGCCCTCCGGCACGACTCGGGCGTCATGTCGCACCTGTGGATGAATTCGCTGGCGCCGCAGCCGGGGGAGCGGTTCCGCGTAGTTGGCTCTGAAGCGTCCTGGGTAAAGAGCGGAATGGACCCGCAGGAAGGACAGCTGGACGCCGGACTCCTGCCCGGCGATCCCGGGTACGGGGCGGAGGACCCGGCACTGTGGGGCCTGCTGGGCACCGGCGCGGATGCTGCTGCGGTTCCCACCGAAGCCGGGCGGTACCAGGACTACTATTCCGGCCTGGCAGGGGCCCTGCTGCACGGAAGCGCGGTACCGGTTGACCCTGCTGACTCCCTGCGCGGGCTGGAAATCATCCAGCGGATCCACGCCGGGCTGTAG
- a CDS encoding GAF and ANTAR domain-containing protein, with protein sequence MDDLRSATATAAQLQDLLVHHEDVLEFLQQLARLSASSLSSRGQVFCGITLQRSREHSYTVASSDSTALEMDEMQYAFDDGPCLHALRVHEAVYVPDTSADDRWPQYLQHVVAQGVRSMYAVPLSLEGHARAALNLYSRSAGTFDEDFQRTARTYGAEASLALRLAVRMSQRASTVEDLQAVLQSRTDIDLAIGIIMGQNRCSQREAFETLKRASNSRNLKIKVLAGEIVARLNGAPSVTHFQNS encoded by the coding sequence GTGGACGACCTCAGGTCTGCCACCGCTACGGCAGCGCAGCTGCAGGACCTTTTGGTACATCACGAAGACGTCTTGGAGTTCCTGCAGCAGCTGGCCCGGCTCAGCGCATCGTCGCTCTCTTCCCGGGGCCAGGTCTTCTGCGGAATTACGCTCCAGCGTTCCAGGGAACACAGCTACACCGTCGCAAGCAGCGACAGCACCGCCCTGGAAATGGATGAAATGCAGTACGCGTTCGATGACGGTCCGTGCCTGCATGCCCTCCGCGTCCATGAGGCCGTGTACGTTCCCGACACTTCGGCTGACGACAGATGGCCGCAGTACCTGCAGCATGTCGTTGCGCAGGGAGTGCGGTCAATGTACGCGGTGCCGCTGAGCCTGGAAGGCCACGCCCGCGCCGCGCTGAACCTGTACTCGCGCTCAGCCGGCACCTTTGACGAGGATTTCCAGCGGACCGCCCGCACCTACGGCGCGGAGGCTTCCCTGGCCCTGCGCCTCGCCGTCCGGATGTCGCAGCGGGCCTCCACGGTCGAAGACCTGCAGGCGGTCCTGCAGTCCCGCACCGACATAGACCTTGCCATCGGAATCATCATGGGCCAGAACCGCTGCTCCCAGCGTGAAGCTTTCGAAACGCTGAAACGGGCGTCCAACAGCCGTAACCTCAAAATCAAGGTGCTCGCCGGCGAGATTGTGGCCCGGCTGAACGGCGCTCCTTCCGTAACGCACTTCCAGAACTCGTGA
- a CDS encoding catalase: protein MPDQSTPANEVPIPGVPAPQAPSLTEPTEPHDPLPPKPDQDAPETVSPTGVPSGAPKTSNAQSGRYLTTAQGARLQNTDHSLKAGPRGPVLLQDHHLREKITHFDHERIPERVVHARGAAAHGVFVANGAAEGITRAGFLAKDAQTPVFVRFSTVLGSRGSADTVRDTRGFATKFYTDEGTFDLVGNNIPVFFIQDAIKFPDVIHAGKPHPDREIPQAQSAHDTFWDFVSLHTEAQHHTMWNMSDRGIPRSYRTMEGFGVHTFRVVNAKGETSLVKFHWKPRLGVHSLVWEEAQIINGMDPDYHRRDLADAIEAGAYPEWDLGVQVFPDTEEEMFAGIDLLDPTKIVPEELAPVQIIGTMTLNRNTTNYFAETEQVAFHPGHLVPGIDVTNDPLLQGRLFSYIDTQLTRLGGPNFHQIPINRPHAPVNDMLRDGFHQDAVHSGVAPYQPNSLDGGCPFLAGADMGAFIDVPVPVAESRKVRQNPATFDDHYSQPRQFFRSLTPVEQDHVIQAYTFELGKCYEENIKVRQLQALANIDERLCTEVAAGLGLPAPAPTVQPEDTDPSPALRQVGRTWPVDGRIIGILADDSTDLADLERLRTAVDAANMVPLVIAPKGGMLGGQVPVQRTYLTARSTEFDAVIVAGAGEHGPDALDSLDAKAGNPAGHPAIDPRVAILLTEAYRHSKALAAWGSGTAVLAASGIPEEAPGVLMEDVDSLVPRLTELLAQHRVWERFPVAQSA from the coding sequence ATGCCTGATCAGAGCACACCCGCCAACGAAGTTCCCATCCCCGGGGTACCAGCACCCCAGGCACCATCGCTAACGGAGCCCACAGAGCCCCACGATCCGCTGCCGCCAAAGCCGGATCAGGATGCCCCGGAAACGGTTTCACCCACTGGTGTTCCCAGCGGTGCGCCCAAGACATCAAACGCGCAGTCCGGACGGTACCTGACTACCGCACAGGGAGCCCGGCTGCAGAACACCGACCATTCGCTCAAGGCCGGCCCCCGCGGCCCGGTGCTGCTGCAGGACCATCACCTGCGGGAGAAAATCACCCACTTCGACCATGAGCGGATTCCGGAGCGCGTGGTGCATGCCAGGGGTGCGGCAGCCCACGGCGTTTTTGTTGCGAACGGCGCCGCCGAAGGCATTACCCGCGCAGGGTTCCTCGCCAAGGACGCCCAGACACCCGTGTTTGTTCGGTTCTCCACGGTGCTCGGTTCCCGTGGATCCGCCGACACCGTGCGTGATACCCGCGGCTTTGCCACGAAGTTCTACACGGACGAGGGGACCTTCGACCTGGTGGGCAACAACATCCCGGTGTTCTTCATCCAAGACGCCATCAAGTTCCCGGATGTCATCCACGCCGGCAAGCCCCACCCGGACCGGGAAATCCCCCAGGCACAGAGCGCCCATGACACCTTCTGGGACTTCGTGTCACTGCACACCGAGGCCCAGCACCACACGATGTGGAACATGTCCGACCGCGGCATTCCCCGCTCCTACCGGACCATGGAAGGATTTGGCGTCCACACGTTCCGCGTTGTGAACGCCAAGGGTGAGACGTCCCTGGTCAAGTTCCACTGGAAGCCCCGGCTGGGCGTGCACTCCCTCGTATGGGAGGAAGCACAGATCATCAACGGCATGGATCCCGATTACCACCGCCGCGACCTCGCCGATGCCATCGAAGCCGGCGCCTACCCCGAGTGGGACCTGGGCGTGCAGGTCTTCCCCGATACCGAGGAAGAGATGTTCGCGGGCATCGACCTGCTGGATCCGACCAAGATCGTTCCCGAAGAACTGGCACCCGTCCAGATCATCGGCACGATGACACTGAACCGGAACACCACGAATTACTTCGCCGAAACCGAGCAGGTCGCGTTCCATCCGGGCCATCTGGTTCCGGGGATCGACGTCACCAACGACCCGCTGCTGCAGGGCCGGCTGTTCTCCTACATCGATACGCAGCTGACCCGGCTCGGCGGACCGAACTTCCACCAGATCCCGATCAACCGTCCGCACGCGCCGGTCAACGACATGCTGCGGGACGGCTTCCACCAGGATGCCGTGCACAGCGGCGTGGCTCCGTACCAGCCCAACTCGCTCGACGGCGGATGTCCCTTCCTGGCGGGCGCTGACATGGGTGCCTTCATCGACGTTCCCGTGCCGGTGGCTGAGTCCCGCAAGGTCCGGCAAAACCCGGCAACATTTGATGACCACTACAGCCAGCCGCGGCAGTTCTTCCGCTCCCTCACTCCGGTGGAGCAGGACCACGTGATCCAGGCCTACACGTTCGAACTCGGCAAGTGCTACGAGGAGAACATCAAGGTACGCCAGCTCCAGGCGCTCGCAAACATTGATGAGCGCCTTTGCACGGAAGTCGCGGCAGGCCTGGGCCTTCCCGCACCGGCACCAACCGTGCAGCCGGAAGACACGGACCCGAGCCCTGCACTGCGCCAAGTGGGCCGGACCTGGCCCGTGGACGGCCGCATCATTGGGATCCTCGCAGACGACAGCACCGACCTGGCGGACCTGGAACGCCTCCGGACCGCGGTCGACGCAGCCAACATGGTCCCGCTGGTCATCGCACCCAAGGGCGGCATGCTCGGCGGCCAGGTGCCGGTCCAGCGGACCTACCTCACCGCCCGGTCCACGGAGTTCGACGCCGTGATCGTCGCCGGTGCAGGTGAGCATGGGCCCGATGCCTTGGACAGCCTCGATGCCAAGGCCGGGAATCCGGCCGGACATCCGGCTATCGACCCGCGCGTCGCCATACTCCTCACGGAGGCGTACCGGCATTCCAAGGCCCTGGCGGCCTGGGGCAGCGGCACAGCTGTGCTGGCCGCGTCCGGGATCCCGGAGGAAGCCCCGGGCGTGCTGATGGAAGATGTGGACTCGCTGGTCCCCCGATTGACTGAGCTCCTCGCCCAGCACCGGGTCTGGGAGCGTTTCCCAGTCGCGCAATCGGCATAG
- a CDS encoding lantibiotic dehydratase C-terminal domain-containing protein → MSQLTAVRNASRTNASTHWWTLSIYTGGFDVADGIIGELVTPLAAQAQVWGAQRWFYTRCSEPSNAHVQMKILAPQETLDRLHSLLGALQEQASGVIGHLTVTHAFGEPASDRLGPGGAEQQDPRVEAALAKYGGVEGLALAEEVFELSSDLGTWATARFPKVQNRWALGSLLLFDSARSMMKGPRASSWPDRRRLSWDYYWDSHLRSCTAGFGPRAASVRQAMTVQVSAKVMPTHRLMAATAAESAVENWRRRWFRTMDTYLYRADKARVSRSAQHLTVYQAHMLLNRLGLSLREEAAMGLYARTWSTEREAMLLDKH, encoded by the coding sequence ATGAGCCAGCTAACAGCAGTTCGAAACGCCTCGCGAACTAATGCAAGCACTCATTGGTGGACACTTTCCATCTATACCGGCGGCTTCGATGTAGCGGACGGCATCATTGGAGAACTGGTTACCCCGCTGGCGGCGCAGGCGCAGGTTTGGGGCGCCCAGCGGTGGTTCTACACCCGCTGCTCCGAACCCTCCAACGCCCATGTGCAAATGAAGATCCTGGCGCCGCAGGAGACGCTGGACCGACTGCACTCACTGCTTGGTGCGTTGCAGGAACAGGCAAGCGGAGTCATTGGGCACCTCACCGTTACGCATGCGTTCGGGGAGCCGGCTTCGGATCGCCTCGGCCCCGGGGGAGCTGAACAGCAGGACCCGAGGGTTGAGGCCGCCCTGGCCAAGTATGGCGGTGTTGAGGGCCTTGCCCTCGCCGAAGAAGTTTTCGAACTCTCATCGGATCTCGGCACCTGGGCTACTGCCCGCTTCCCGAAGGTTCAGAACAGGTGGGCACTGGGCTCGCTGCTCCTGTTCGATTCGGCGCGCAGCATGATGAAGGGTCCCCGTGCCTCCAGCTGGCCCGACCGGCGGCGGCTTTCCTGGGACTACTACTGGGACAGCCACCTGCGCAGCTGCACCGCGGGGTTTGGCCCCCGTGCCGCAAGCGTCAGGCAGGCCATGACGGTCCAGGTCAGCGCCAAAGTCATGCCCACGCACCGGCTGATGGCGGCAACAGCCGCAGAGTCCGCGGTGGAGAACTGGCGCCGTCGATGGTTCCGCACCATGGATACCTACCTATACCGGGCAGATAAGGCCAGGGTCAGCCGCAGTGCCCAGCACTTGACGGTTTATCAGGCGCACATGCTCCTGAACCGCCTTGGTTTATCCCTGCGGGAAGAGGCAGCTATGGGCCTCTACGCCAGGACGTGGAGCACTGAGCGCGAAGCCATGCTCCTGGATAAGCACTAA
- a CDS encoding helix-turn-helix transcriptional regulator: MLDQVSVEVYRYAVSHPGWTPAEASDALGYTTRAIDRAVDELRSRCLLFIEGSETPIYTAVSPDVALAELVDPDERAMLELRTRIGAKRRELASLVPTFAEARRQVEADASVEVLEDPEQVQRVLIEYGRSASERVLIARPGQGSNADFQEESVQKDLDLLRGGVKRQTLYHASTRDHVPTRKAVEMISHAGGEFRTLPYVPLRTLIFDDKVAVVARQLHSYDRAGLVIRDPNLIALFSMLFEFAWSLADPFLDEEPRKAVLSSTQRSVLAGLAAGHSDEVIARRVGISVRTCRRHIAWMLEELKAESRFQAGIKAHKAGWI; this comes from the coding sequence TTGCTCGATCAGGTGTCGGTTGAGGTCTACCGCTATGCTGTCTCCCACCCGGGCTGGACGCCGGCGGAGGCATCGGATGCGCTCGGATACACAACGCGTGCGATAGACCGTGCCGTTGACGAGCTTCGCTCCCGCTGCCTGCTGTTTATCGAGGGATCGGAGACTCCGATCTACACCGCAGTCTCGCCGGATGTCGCCCTGGCCGAACTCGTGGACCCCGACGAACGGGCCATGCTGGAACTGCGCACCCGCATTGGCGCCAAACGCCGGGAACTCGCCAGTCTGGTGCCTACCTTCGCTGAGGCACGCCGCCAAGTCGAAGCGGATGCTTCCGTCGAGGTCCTGGAGGACCCGGAGCAGGTCCAGCGGGTACTGATTGAGTATGGCCGCTCGGCGTCCGAACGGGTGCTGATTGCACGTCCGGGACAAGGCTCAAACGCCGATTTCCAGGAAGAGAGCGTCCAGAAGGACCTGGACCTGCTCCGGGGCGGGGTCAAGCGCCAGACCCTGTACCATGCCAGCACCAGGGACCATGTCCCAACGCGCAAGGCTGTGGAAATGATCAGCCACGCCGGCGGGGAGTTCCGAACCCTCCCCTACGTTCCGCTGCGCACACTCATCTTCGATGACAAAGTAGCAGTGGTGGCCCGGCAGCTGCACAGCTATGACCGTGCCGGGCTGGTCATCCGCGATCCGAACCTCATCGCCCTGTTTTCCATGCTCTTTGAATTCGCCTGGAGCCTTGCAGATCCCTTCCTCGATGAGGAACCCCGGAAAGCGGTGCTGAGCAGCACCCAGCGTTCCGTCCTGGCCGGACTGGCGGCAGGGCACTCGGATGAGGTCATTGCCCGCCGCGTCGGCATCAGCGTGCGCACCTGCCGCCGCCACATCGCGTGGATGCTCGAGGAGCTGAAGGCGGAAAGCAGGTTCCAGGCGGGGATCAAGGCCCACAAGGCAGGCTGGATCTAG
- a CDS encoding PLP-dependent aminotransferase family protein: MTFEETTGSVLTPEAQVALDRATGSAHRHHELLSDRAFHIKQSAVRDVFDISIRPGLISLAGGSPYLQSLPLDGLADAAAAIIRTQGLAALQYGPGQGLQELRELACEVMAAEGITGADPEDVVITTGSQSGQDVAAKVFCNPGDVVLCEDPTYVGALNAFEAYEVDMQPVPMDAYGLIPEALEERIQSLKAAGKRVKMLYTIPSFNNPSGVTLSADRRDEVVRICRENNILVLEDNPYGLLRFDGEPLTPLRAAHPEDVLYLGSFSKIFAPGLRLGWALVPKHLFRRFYLACEAVLLCPSPLTQMITAAYLRDFDWMGRIRDSRRLYADRCAAMLSALEDQMPDGVTWTVPDGGFFVWVSLPEGIDTYPLLTEAIEAGTVFIPGAAFTPGDEPSSRLRLAFSAVSPDDIREGVRRLAPVIRRAVGDG; encoded by the coding sequence ATGACTTTTGAGGAAACCACGGGGTCGGTGCTGACACCGGAAGCACAGGTTGCCCTGGACCGCGCAACGGGCTCGGCCCACCGGCACCACGAGCTGCTTTCAGACCGGGCCTTCCACATCAAACAGTCGGCGGTGCGGGACGTGTTTGACATCTCCATCCGGCCGGGGCTCATTTCGCTCGCCGGCGGCAGCCCGTACCTCCAGTCCCTTCCCCTCGATGGACTGGCCGACGCCGCGGCCGCCATCATCCGTACCCAAGGGCTGGCCGCCCTGCAGTACGGACCGGGCCAGGGCCTCCAGGAACTGCGCGAACTGGCCTGCGAGGTCATGGCAGCCGAAGGAATCACCGGCGCCGATCCCGAGGACGTGGTCATCACCACCGGTTCACAGTCCGGGCAGGATGTTGCCGCGAAAGTGTTCTGCAACCCCGGCGACGTGGTTCTGTGCGAGGACCCGACCTATGTGGGCGCCCTCAACGCGTTCGAGGCTTACGAAGTAGACATGCAGCCCGTACCGATGGACGCCTACGGGCTCATTCCCGAAGCCCTCGAAGAACGGATCCAGTCCCTGAAGGCTGCGGGCAAACGGGTCAAGATGCTGTACACGATTCCCAGTTTCAACAATCCCAGCGGGGTCACCCTCTCAGCAGACCGGCGGGATGAGGTGGTCCGCATCTGCCGCGAGAACAACATCCTGGTGCTGGAAGATAATCCGTACGGCCTGCTCCGGTTCGACGGCGAGCCGCTGACGCCGCTGCGGGCTGCGCACCCGGAGGACGTGCTGTACCTGGGTTCCTTTTCCAAGATCTTCGCGCCGGGCCTGCGGCTGGGCTGGGCCCTCGTACCGAAGCACTTGTTCCGCCGCTTCTATCTCGCCTGCGAGGCCGTGCTTCTCTGCCCTTCGCCGCTGACCCAGATGATCACCGCGGCCTACCTGCGCGACTTCGACTGGATGGGCCGCATCCGCGACTCACGGAGACTCTATGCCGACCGCTGCGCCGCCATGCTCTCCGCCCTGGAAGACCAGATGCCCGACGGCGTCACCTGGACCGTGCCGGACGGCGGTTTTTTTGTGTGGGTGTCCCTGCCGGAGGGAATCGACACGTACCCGCTCCTCACGGAGGCCATCGAGGCGGGGACTGTGTTCATTCCCGGAGCCGCATTCACTCCCGGAGACGAACCGAGTTCCCGGCTGCGCCTGGCGTTCAGCGCAGTCTCCCCTGACGACATCCGGGAGGGCGTCCGCCGCCTGGCACCCGTGATCCGCCGTGCAGTCGGGGACGGCTGA
- a CDS encoding dihydrolipoamide acetyltransferase family protein yields MTEKTFKLPDVGEGLTEAEIVQWRVKEGDTVAVNDVIVEIETAKSLVELPSPFAGTVSSILVEEGRTVEVGTPIFQVAVDAEGKAPAKKAAKTTKRNQGTAQAAEPDGPPASSLTGTGPKADAVKRRPRRSGLRASAGQPPAPSAPPAPSAPVAPSAPVAPSAPVASAAPARPEPAPVPPRQDPRSQAVAAAGAAVQDRFNQLLQRVLAKPPVRKAAKDLGINLADVPATGAGGEVTKQDLISYQAQRESEVDSADTFWTPAAGPEDTRIERIPVKGVRKATAKAMVDSAFSAPHVSIFVDVDASRTMEFVKRLKASRDFEGIKVSPLLILAKAVIWAAARNPSVNATWAGDEIHVKHFMNLGIAAATPRGLMVPNIKDAQDLSLKELALALNNLAGTARAGKTPPADMRGGTLTITNIGALGIDTGTPIINPGEVAIVAFGTIKQKPWVLDGEVIPRWITTLGGSFDHRVVDGDLSARFMADVAAILEEPALLLD; encoded by the coding sequence ATGACAGAGAAAACATTCAAACTGCCCGACGTCGGTGAAGGACTCACTGAGGCCGAAATCGTCCAGTGGAGGGTCAAGGAGGGCGATACCGTCGCCGTGAACGACGTGATTGTCGAGATCGAGACGGCCAAATCCCTCGTCGAGCTTCCCTCACCGTTCGCCGGGACGGTCAGCAGCATCCTGGTTGAGGAGGGCCGGACCGTCGAGGTTGGAACGCCCATCTTCCAGGTTGCGGTGGACGCCGAGGGCAAGGCGCCGGCGAAAAAGGCTGCCAAGACCACCAAGCGAAACCAGGGCACGGCGCAGGCCGCCGAGCCGGACGGTCCGCCGGCGTCGTCCCTGACCGGGACCGGCCCGAAGGCCGACGCCGTCAAGCGCCGTCCGCGGCGCAGCGGGCTGCGTGCCTCCGCCGGACAGCCGCCTGCCCCGAGCGCGCCCCCGGCCCCCAGCGCACCCGTGGCCCCCAGCGCGCCCGTGGCCCCCAGCGCGCCCGTTGCTTCCGCTGCGCCTGCCCGGCCGGAACCTGCGCCCGTGCCTCCGCGGCAGGATCCCCGCAGCCAGGCTGTTGCCGCGGCGGGTGCAGCCGTTCAGGACCGGTTCAACCAGCTGCTCCAGCGGGTCTTGGCCAAGCCGCCCGTCAGGAAGGCGGCCAAGGATCTTGGCATCAACCTCGCAGACGTGCCGGCGACCGGTGCCGGCGGCGAGGTGACCAAGCAGGACCTCATCAGCTACCAGGCCCAGCGTGAGTCCGAAGTGGACTCCGCGGACACCTTCTGGACTCCGGCTGCGGGTCCCGAAGACACCCGGATTGAACGGATCCCCGTGAAGGGTGTCCGGAAAGCCACGGCCAAAGCCATGGTGGACAGTGCGTTCAGCGCGCCGCACGTCAGCATTTTCGTGGACGTAGACGCTTCCCGGACCATGGAGTTCGTCAAGCGGCTCAAGGCCTCCCGCGACTTTGAGGGCATCAAGGTCTCCCCGCTGCTGATCCTGGCCAAGGCGGTCATCTGGGCAGCCGCCCGCAACCCTTCGGTCAACGCCACCTGGGCGGGCGACGAAATCCACGTCAAGCACTTCATGAACCTGGGCATTGCTGCGGCGACACCCCGGGGGCTGATGGTTCCCAATATCAAGGACGCACAGGACCTCTCGCTGAAGGAGCTCGCGCTTGCGCTGAACAACCTGGCGGGTACGGCCCGGGCAGGGAAGACACCGCCGGCCGACATGCGCGGCGGAACGCTGACGATCACCAACATCGGCGCCCTGGGCATCGACACGGGAACGCCGATCATCAACCCGGGCGAAGTCGCGATCGTGGCGTTCGGAACGATCAAGCAAAAGCCGTGGGTGCTCGACGGCGAGGTCATTCCGCGGTGGATCACCACCCTCGGCGGGTCATTCGACCACCGGGTGGTCGACGGCGACCTTTCGGCCCGTTTCATGGCCGATGTTGCTGCCATCCTGGAAGAACCCGCACTGCTTCTGGACTAG